Proteins encoded together in one Lysinibacillus sp. FSL K6-0232 window:
- the istA gene encoding IS21 family transposase — protein sequence MISLEKKQLVLIEYYQHNTSQRQIAEKLKMSRNTVKKYIEQDLAARQQDTRNLPITDNYVTPPAYKKRNGKKRALTNTVMKRIREMMKQNENKREVNMHKQQLKIIDMHEKLLDEGFKVSYTTVRNFVNREEKKQKEVFIRQEPTAGREVEFDWGEVKLFIDGKLRSLSMAVFTLAYSNNHYARLYESETMVCVQDAHVKCIEVLGFVPNIFTYDNMRTVVKNFIGYDRFITDDMKSLSLHYHFQIRLCQPRKGNEKGHVERSVGYIRRKAFAHQDTFISLEEAQKYLVSIIEKLNNRPHYLKEKTHHELMLEEKAERAGSLTAAPFDPAELVELRVDKYSTVTYRHNRYSVPEGHVGEYMKLKARAEEVLLFSEGECIAKHKRSWQVHAWVMNIYHYLNTLGKKKGALAQSECLSQAPKQIKNIYHRYYIGNEKDFLELLVYIKERDCLARVVEVITELEKNPLVQLTTEKIIFLAEQSAEVRTVLTGQDDVTSQSLDNLSSLAALFHSKGTGVVH from the coding sequence GTGATCAGTTTGGAGAAAAAGCAGTTAGTACTGATTGAGTACTACCAGCACAATACAAGCCAACGTCAAATTGCAGAAAAGCTCAAAATGTCTCGTAATACCGTTAAAAAATACATTGAGCAAGATTTAGCAGCTAGACAACAAGATACAAGGAATTTACCAATCACAGATAATTACGTTACGCCTCCGGCATATAAAAAGCGTAATGGAAAAAAGAGAGCTTTAACAAATACGGTGATGAAGCGTATTCGTGAAATGATGAAACAAAATGAAAATAAGCGAGAAGTAAATATGCATAAACAGCAATTAAAGATTATTGATATGCATGAAAAGCTTTTAGATGAAGGTTTTAAAGTCAGCTATACAACGGTTCGCAACTTCGTGAATCGTGAGGAAAAAAAGCAAAAAGAAGTATTCATCCGTCAAGAGCCAACAGCTGGTCGTGAAGTGGAGTTTGATTGGGGAGAAGTAAAATTATTCATTGATGGAAAGTTAAGAAGTCTTTCGATGGCTGTATTTACCCTAGCCTACAGTAATAATCATTATGCCCGACTTTATGAATCAGAAACAATGGTTTGTGTACAGGACGCACACGTAAAATGTATTGAGGTCTTAGGCTTCGTACCGAATATTTTTACATATGACAATATGCGTACCGTCGTCAAAAACTTTATTGGTTACGACCGCTTTATTACCGACGATATGAAAAGTTTATCCTTGCATTACCATTTTCAGATCCGACTTTGTCAGCCCCGTAAAGGCAATGAAAAAGGCCATGTGGAGCGAAGTGTAGGATATATACGCCGGAAAGCATTTGCGCACCAAGATACGTTTATTTCCTTAGAAGAGGCACAGAAATATTTAGTTTCGATCATCGAAAAATTAAATAATCGTCCTCATTATTTGAAAGAGAAAACACATCATGAATTGATGTTGGAAGAAAAAGCTGAACGCGCTGGTAGCTTAACAGCTGCACCATTCGATCCTGCAGAATTAGTGGAACTACGTGTGGACAAATATAGTACTGTTACCTATCGTCACAACCGCTATTCTGTACCCGAGGGGCATGTAGGAGAATATATGAAGTTAAAAGCTCGTGCTGAGGAAGTGCTTCTGTTCAGCGAAGGTGAATGCATCGCAAAGCATAAACGAAGCTGGCAAGTCCATGCCTGGGTGATGAATATCTACCACTATTTAAACACCCTGGGAAAGAAAAAAGGTGCCTTAGCCCAAAGTGAGTGTTTGAGCCAAGCACCAAAACAAATAAAAAATATCTACCACCGCTATTATATCGGAAATGAAAAAGATTTTCTAGAGCTACTTGTTTATATCAAAGAACGAGATTGTCTAGCAAGAGTAGTAGAAGTCATTACTGAACTAGAAAAGAACCCTTTGGTTCAACTAACAACTGAAAAAATCATTTTCTTAGCAGAACAGTCAGCTGAAGTACGTACGGTTCTAACTGGCCAAGATGATGTCACCAGTCAATCTTTAGATAATCTGTCTTCGTTAGCAGCGTTATTTCATTCTAAAGGAACTGGAGTGGTTCATTAA
- the istB gene encoding IS21-like element helper ATPase IstB codes for MNEAILTLCKQLRLAYVAEAIKVVPFTDPEEYIYQILLKEQLGREQAKIARNLKQARFIDTKTLESYQWHKDICLPSHLTKDELERLDFIRRKENIILVGAPGTGKTHLASALGRKACEQGFEVRFYRVSHLVEELEQALLVGKLKQFRSKLEKVDLMILDEMGYLPFGKEGAELLFQIISEFYEQKSLIITSNLEFSQWNRIFSDSRLTAALVDRLIHHAHIISYTGQSFRLTNALSRK; via the coding sequence ATGAATGAAGCGATTTTAACGCTCTGTAAGCAATTGAGATTGGCTTATGTGGCAGAAGCCATTAAAGTGGTACCTTTTACCGATCCAGAAGAATATATTTATCAAATTTTATTAAAAGAGCAGCTTGGCAGAGAACAAGCAAAAATAGCGCGTAATTTGAAGCAGGCACGTTTTATCGATACGAAGACGCTTGAAAGTTACCAGTGGCATAAAGATATTTGTTTACCTAGCCATTTAACAAAAGATGAATTAGAGCGACTAGATTTCATTCGAAGAAAAGAGAATATCATTTTAGTTGGAGCACCTGGAACAGGTAAAACTCATTTAGCTTCTGCACTTGGACGAAAAGCTTGTGAACAAGGATTTGAAGTGCGTTTTTATCGCGTTTCACATTTGGTTGAAGAATTAGAGCAAGCACTCCTTGTAGGGAAATTAAAGCAATTTAGAAGTAAATTAGAGAAAGTTGATTTAATGATTTTAGATGAAATGGGTTATTTGCCTTTTGGTAAAGAAGGAGCAGAATTACTGTTTCAAATTATTTCAGAGTTCTATGAACAAAAGAGCTTGATTATCACATCAAATTTAGAATTTAGTCAGTGGAACCGCATTTTCTCGGATTCACGTTTAACGGCAGCTCTGGTGGATCGTTTGATTCACCACGCCCATATTATTTCATACACGGGTCAGAGCTTCCGTTTAACCAATGCGTTGTCGAGAAAATAG
- a CDS encoding AlwI family type II restriction endonuclease, whose product MGSPWHFGNTTVRNPLRIKDGLTVLSNSTLNGNLIGTYQESQFALELDRAGVINMSTNPDFFGRKWRACFSQLGFITHKFKKNINPSEVDPVVLEIARNNKDLGLSGRPYELTPSGLRMINAQTVQEQQECMLRALLAYEIPSNIEPKNGDMPFKPFIFILQVLEKLSTLPNPLGLSKVEMGIVQSYRDHSKVDEVVEMILKYRQERNVVVGRVEKRKVEKELLNKLGELGGVKSSSISDYADVNFRYPRLTGIVSFKKKRLVLSEEKMPVIESILKVEPNIIGSTTDNEYLVKLWNGSDLPTDNELIAKNEITRLRGLLLYAGVDDFFIPKLPDTYDIALLNQIRIRLEVLYQQVLEENFAEVQKDSYQISEIIAYLKKLDKQPLDQSFDIDIDDEPAYFEWAVWRAFLAINQSVNKPHEARRFKVDQDFYPLGCAPGGGPDLIFEFEDYVLVVEVTLTSSSRQEAAEGEPVRRHVAREKAKVAVSSGKPVYGLFMARTIDNNTAETFRIGVWYNGDEPEFINIVPLTLKQFIIIMEKFLSERFTNKEIRRVLDNCLISRNAHAPAWKKEIEHIVESFIN is encoded by the coding sequence ATGGGATCTCCATGGCATTTTGGTAATACGACAGTAAGAAATCCGTTAAGGATTAAGGATGGGCTAACTGTTTTGAGCAACTCTACATTAAATGGTAATTTGATTGGTACGTATCAAGAAAGTCAATTTGCTCTTGAGTTAGACAGAGCTGGAGTAATAAATATGAGTACAAACCCAGACTTTTTTGGTCGAAAATGGAGAGCTTGTTTTTCACAGTTAGGTTTTATTACGCATAAGTTCAAAAAGAATATTAACCCAAGTGAGGTAGACCCTGTTGTTTTGGAAATAGCTCGGAATAATAAAGATTTAGGTTTAAGTGGTAGACCTTATGAGTTAACACCAAGCGGTTTAAGAATGATCAATGCTCAGACAGTTCAAGAACAACAAGAGTGCATGTTGAGAGCATTGCTAGCTTATGAAATTCCATCAAATATAGAACCTAAAAATGGAGATATGCCATTTAAACCATTTATATTTATACTTCAAGTATTAGAGAAGCTAAGTACGTTACCTAATCCATTGGGTTTATCTAAAGTTGAAATGGGAATTGTCCAATCATATCGTGACCATAGTAAAGTCGATGAGGTAGTTGAAATGATTTTAAAGTATCGACAGGAAAGAAACGTTGTTGTAGGAAGAGTAGAGAAACGTAAAGTAGAAAAAGAATTATTGAATAAATTAGGTGAACTTGGTGGAGTTAAAAGTAGTTCGATAAGTGATTATGCAGATGTTAATTTTAGATACCCACGTTTAACAGGAATTGTTTCGTTTAAAAAGAAACGATTAGTATTAAGTGAAGAAAAAATGCCTGTTATAGAGTCTATTTTAAAGGTGGAACCAAATATTATAGGTAGTACTACTGATAATGAATATCTTGTGAAATTATGGAATGGTTCTGACTTACCAACTGATAATGAACTAATAGCTAAAAATGAAATAACTCGTTTAAGAGGATTGTTATTATATGCTGGTGTTGATGACTTTTTTATTCCCAAATTACCAGATACGTACGATATAGCACTGTTAAATCAAATTCGAATTCGCTTAGAAGTTCTTTATCAACAAGTATTAGAAGAAAATTTTGCGGAGGTTCAAAAAGATAGCTATCAAATAAGTGAAATAATAGCATATTTAAAAAAGTTGGATAAACAGCCATTAGATCAAAGTTTTGATATTGATATTGATGATGAACCTGCCTATTTTGAATGGGCAGTTTGGCGTGCTTTTTTAGCGATTAATCAATCAGTAAATAAACCGCATGAAGCTAGACGTTTTAAAGTAGACCAAGATTTTTATCCGTTAGGCTGTGCACCAGGAGGAGGACCAGATTTAATTTTTGAATTCGAAGATTATGTTTTAGTTGTAGAAGTAACTTTGACGTCTTCTTCTAGACAAGAAGCAGCTGAAGGAGAACCTGTTCGTAGACATGTTGCTAGAGAAAAAGCTAAAGTTGCAGTATCAAGTGGAAAACCTGTTTATGGGTTGTTTATGGCACGTACCATTGATAATAATACAGCTGAAACATTTAGAATAGGAGTTTGGTATAATGGAGATGAACCAGAATTTATAAATATTGTTCCCCTTACTTTAAAACAATTTATAATAATCATGGAAAAATTCTTATCTGAAAGATTTACCAACAAAGAAATTCGAAGAGTTTTAGATAATTGTTTAATTTCAAGAAATGCTCATGCTCCAGCTTGGAAAAAAGAAATAGAACATATTGTAGAAAGTTTCATAAATTAA
- the istA gene encoding IS21 family transposase, which translates to MLAMSEVNCIKTLRNEKGLSITEIANTMQVNWRTAKKYGDGDQLPQEKTHLKKGMMYDEKWGEIVVDWLEEDLKLKKKLRRTNKKMLEDLVKMGFKGSYRTLCNFIQEWKATEEEEADKGHERLNHPGGEAQVDFGVMEAVQDGEIIDVHALVMSFPASNTAFAVPMPGENLECFLGGLQMLFKQAGGIPLSIRIDNLTPAVKKVRKGDSEAQLTEAFRHFQQYYGFKVQVCNPRKGNEKGHVERKVGYVRYNFFSLPPVIKDLEDLGNQLEQQLANDRQRIHYKKEVLIDELWQLEQKQLIKLPEEPYPIFKQFLIKFNKYNEFKLDGHLIHVPRARNYVQLSCVTYWDSYKVITNDGEILLSDARPYMRKRRFIPWKEILKDWLKKPRVVGHSRYSNYLPARIKEYLTVPSLALRKQRINELLTLLLTHDMNDIDQNFYSYIGREVEETEHPYGVNWTEYDALSPKGTEALNHE; encoded by the coding sequence ATGCTAGCAATGTCTGAAGTTAATTGTATCAAAACATTACGAAATGAAAAAGGATTATCGATTACTGAAATCGCCAATACAATGCAAGTCAATTGGCGTACTGCCAAGAAATACGGTGATGGGGATCAGTTGCCGCAGGAGAAAACTCACCTGAAAAAAGGCATGATGTACGACGAAAAATGGGGAGAAATCGTAGTTGATTGGTTAGAAGAGGATTTAAAACTAAAGAAAAAATTACGCCGTACAAACAAGAAAATGCTTGAGGATCTAGTAAAGATGGGATTCAAAGGTTCTTACAGAACGCTTTGTAATTTTATTCAAGAATGGAAAGCAACAGAAGAAGAGGAAGCAGATAAAGGGCATGAACGTTTAAATCATCCAGGAGGAGAAGCACAGGTAGACTTCGGTGTAATGGAGGCTGTTCAAGATGGGGAAATTATTGATGTTCACGCATTAGTCATGTCATTCCCTGCAAGTAATACAGCATTTGCGGTGCCGATGCCTGGTGAAAACTTAGAATGTTTTTTAGGTGGACTTCAAATGTTGTTTAAACAGGCTGGTGGTATTCCTTTGAGCATTCGAATTGATAACCTAACACCTGCGGTGAAAAAAGTAAGAAAAGGAGATTCAGAGGCCCAATTAACCGAAGCCTTCCGACATTTCCAACAATATTACGGCTTTAAAGTGCAAGTGTGTAACCCACGCAAAGGAAATGAAAAAGGTCATGTAGAAAGAAAGGTTGGCTATGTACGCTATAATTTCTTTAGCTTGCCACCTGTCATTAAAGACCTTGAGGATTTAGGAAATCAATTAGAACAGCAGTTAGCAAATGATCGTCAACGAATTCATTATAAAAAGGAAGTACTGATTGATGAGCTATGGCAGCTTGAACAAAAGCAATTGATCAAATTACCTGAAGAACCATATCCGATATTTAAGCAGTTTCTGATAAAGTTTAATAAGTATAATGAATTCAAGCTTGATGGACATTTGATTCATGTACCAAGAGCAAGGAACTACGTCCAACTTTCTTGTGTGACATATTGGGATTCGTATAAAGTCATCACAAATGACGGTGAAATTCTATTATCTGATGCCCGTCCTTATATGAGAAAACGCCGTTTTATTCCTTGGAAGGAGATTTTAAAAGATTGGTTGAAAAAACCACGTGTTGTAGGGCATTCTCGTTATTCAAACTATTTACCAGCGCGTATTAAAGAGTATTTAACAGTGCCTTCGCTTGCCTTAAGAAAACAACGGATTAATGAATTACTGACGCTTTTACTCACACATGATATGAATGACATTGATCAAAACTTTTATAGTTATATTGGACGTGAGGTAGAAGAGACAGAACACCCTTACGGTGTGAATTGGACAGAATATGATGCCTTATCGCCAAAAGGAACGGAGGCGTTGAATCATGAATGA
- the istB gene encoding IS21-like element helper ATPase IstB: MDKQKEMIEMCKELRLPSIRSLLEQEAIFEQHTSSADFLYFALKQEMEDRYVRAKANRIRLANFPEKKLLEELDVEALPQNAAVRLPHLKELKFIQDKQNVLLIGSPGTGKTHLAIGLGIEACLAGYKVYFTSVASLVNQLKESRSARTLRSFELKFEKYDLVIIDELGYISFDKEGAELLFTHLSLRAGRAATMITSNLTFERWEEVFHDPVLTSALTDRLTHRAHIINMIGESYRILETKEWMEQSNF; encoded by the coding sequence ATGGACAAGCAAAAAGAAATGATTGAAATGTGTAAAGAATTACGTTTACCAAGTATTCGTTCTTTACTTGAACAGGAAGCCATATTTGAACAACATACATCGTCAGCTGATTTTCTTTATTTCGCTTTAAAACAGGAAATGGAGGACCGTTACGTGCGAGCAAAAGCGAATCGAATTCGACTAGCCAACTTTCCAGAGAAAAAACTGTTAGAAGAATTAGATGTAGAGGCGCTGCCGCAAAATGCGGCGGTTCGCCTTCCTCATTTGAAAGAGCTAAAGTTTATTCAGGACAAGCAGAATGTCTTATTAATTGGCTCACCTGGTACGGGTAAAACCCATCTTGCGATTGGATTAGGAATTGAAGCCTGTTTAGCAGGCTATAAAGTGTATTTCACGAGTGTAGCCTCACTTGTGAATCAATTAAAGGAAAGCCGTTCTGCAAGAACGTTACGCTCATTTGAACTGAAATTTGAGAAGTATGATTTAGTCATCATTGATGAATTGGGTTACATTTCATTCGATAAAGAAGGAGCAGAGCTACTTTTCACGCACTTATCTTTACGTGCTGGTCGAGCAGCGACCATGATTACAAGCAATCTAACATTTGAACGCTGGGAAGAGGTCTTCCATGATCCAGTATTAACATCAGCCTTAACCGACCGACTCACGCATCGAGCGCATATCATCAACATGATTGGAGAATCCTATCGAATTTTAGAAACGAAAGAATGGATGGAACAGAGCAATTTTTAG